In Spirochaeta isovalerica, the genomic window ACCGGTCAGGCCATATGCTCGATAAAGCGAAGGTCAATCTGAGTGAACTCAGTGAAAAAATAACTTTCGGTTTTTGTGACAATAATGATATCGGCTTGCTCGAGGAGACGGGAGATTTCCTTATCGAAGGGTGGAGCTTCGGCCATACCGTATCCGATTTTGTCGATGGTTATGTCGATAAGGCCGATGAACTGATTAATTCGAGTCTGAACCTGGTAAATCCCGGTGGAACGGTCATCCTGATCGAAACGCTCGGGACAAATGCCGAAGAACCCGGTCCTCCCACTGAGATTCTGAAAGAGTATTACCGTCTTCTAGAAGAAAAATACGGTTTTACGAGGGTTGTGATTCCCACTGATTACAAATTCAATTCCGTAGAGGAAGCGGCGCGCATCTGCGGGTTCTTTTTCGGTGCAGAAGCTGAAGAGGCCATTCGGGAAAAGAGGTCGCCTATGGTCAAAGAGTTTACCGGACTCTGGTACAAGAGTGTATGAATCTTATCAAAGTCATTTCCCGATTTGATGATATCTCCGATCCCGATGCTCTTATCTTTCTGATGAGCCAGCAGATGGCAACCTACGGTGCTGATCCTGATAAGGAAAGACTTCGGAAGGGACTGATCAACGCTCTGAAAGAAAGCAGCAGAGCCGTTCTATTTCTCAAATCTGATACCGGAGGGAAACCGGAAGCCTTTGCCTTCGCCAATATCTGTTCCGGACTGGAATCGGGAGGAGATTATCTCTGGATAAATGAACTGTATGTGGATGAGTTATTACGCAATAGGGGTGTGGCTACGGAAATCCTGAATTTTATTGACTCCTGGTGCCGGGAGAACGATCTTGTCTATATAGCCTGTTCCTCGGGATTGAAAAATGATGCGGCGTTAAGCCTCTATAGAAAGAACGGTTTTGTCACAAGCGAAACCATCTGGGTAGACAAGGAGTTATAGAATATGCAGATATCGGCATCCAATGTTCAGGAATATATGGATCAGATCCCCGAAGAGAGAAAGGACGCCTTCCGGAAAATCCGTCAGGTCATTCTCGATAATCTGCCGGAGGGGTTCGCCGAAGAAATGAGTTACGGCATGCCCGGATTTGTGGTTCCCCATTCCATTTATCCCGCTGGGTATCACTGCAAGCCCGAAGAGCCGCTTCCCTTTATCAGCCTGGCTTCCCAGAAGAATTTTATCGCCCTCTATCATATGGGAATCTACTCGGATGAAAATCTGCTGAACTGGTTCCGGGAGGAATACGCCAAAACCTGCCGGACAAAACTCGATATGGGGAAAAGCTGTATCCGCCTTAAAAAAATGGACGATATCCCCTTCGGGCTTATTGGCGAGCTGGCTACGAAAATAACAGTCAGTCAGTGGATTGAAATTTACGAGTCATCTGTGAAAAAATAGCCCCTATGGATAAAGACAGGATCATAGCCCTGACAGAGAAATTTGTACGGGAGGAGATGGATGGCGCCGAGGGCGGGCACGACTGGTGGCATACCGACCGGGTCAGAAAGCTGGCTGTACATATCAATAATACTGAAAAAGCCGATGCCTTTATTGTCGAACTGGGGGCTTTGCTTCACGATATCGCCGATTCGAAATTCCACAATGGAGACGAGTCCCTTGGGCCGGCAGTTGCCAGTCGATTTCTGGAATCGAAGCAGATCGATGGAAATACCATAGAACACATTGAAAATATCATAACTCACATATCGTTCAAAGGGGGAGGGGAACAGCTCTTCCGGTCTCCCGAGCTGGATATCATTCAGGATGCCGATCGCCTTGACGCTTTGGGAGCGGTGGGCATAGCCAGAACATTCAATTACGGCGGCTTTAAAAACAGGGAAATTTACAATCCCGCCATTCCGCCGAACCTCACTATGAGCCGCGAGGAATACAAGAACAGCACAGCGCCTACTATCAATCATTTTTATGAGAAGCTTCTTCTACTGAAAGACAGGATGAATACGGAGACGGGCCGGAAAATGGCAGAGCACCGTCACAGTTTCCTCGAAACCTTCCTCGAAGAGTTCTAC contains:
- a CDS encoding GNAT family N-acetyltransferase; the encoded protein is MNLIKVISRFDDISDPDALIFLMSQQMATYGADPDKERLRKGLINALKESSRAVLFLKSDTGGKPEAFAFANICSGLESGGDYLWINELYVDELLRNRGVATEILNFIDSWCRENDLVYIACSSGLKNDAALSLYRKNGFVTSETIWVDKEL
- a CDS encoding HD domain-containing protein translates to MDKDRIIALTEKFVREEMDGAEGGHDWWHTDRVRKLAVHINNTEKADAFIVELGALLHDIADSKFHNGDESLGPAVASRFLESKQIDGNTIEHIENIITHISFKGGGEQLFRSPELDIIQDADRLDALGAVGIARTFNYGGFKNREIYNPAIPPNLTMSREEYKNSTAPTINHFYEKLLLLKDRMNTETGRKMAEHRHSFLETFLEEFYREWDGEL
- a CDS encoding DUF1801 domain-containing protein; translation: MQISASNVQEYMDQIPEERKDAFRKIRQVILDNLPEGFAEEMSYGMPGFVVPHSIYPAGYHCKPEEPLPFISLASQKNFIALYHMGIYSDENLLNWFREEYAKTCRTKLDMGKSCIRLKKMDDIPFGLIGELATKITVSQWIEIYESSVKK
- a CDS encoding class I SAM-dependent methyltransferase; translated protein: MPTMYEIYDKHSYEYDELLRFEDHDKNLPAKLNQLFDFRGKKVLEFGTGTGRLTAMYGPSAKKILCYDRSGHMLDKAKVNLSELSEKITFGFCDNNDIGLLEETGDFLIEGWSFGHTVSDFVDGYVDKADELINSSLNLVNPGGTVILIETLGTNAEEPGPPTEILKEYYRLLEEKYGFTRVVIPTDYKFNSVEEAARICGFFFGAEAEEAIREKRSPMVKEFTGLWYKSV